In a genomic window of Meiothermus sp. QL-1:
- a CDS encoding AMP-binding protein, translated as MDPLWFPSEAYTRGSHLEALLERLGLPDYEALYRYSIEETEAFWRATLELLGIEWLHPYTQVLDASQGPQWPRWFVGGRLNLAQNALRHARTRPQALALCWEGEEGTVRRLSYAELEDEVARAAQALAALGIGPGDRVGLFLPMLPETAISALAVARLGAIFVPIFSGYAAEAAATRLQDAGARLLITADGFYRRGSRVPLLAQARAAAQLAPSVERILVVRRFGDVPLGPREVAWDAWVPLQPPEAPYTPVESMDPFMLIYTSGTTGRPKGTVHYHAGFPLKAAQDLAHLFDLRAGETLFWFTDMGWMMGPWAILGGLTLGATVLLYEGAPDYPDAGRLWALCARHRVTHLGLSPTLVRALMPFEAPVRQHDLSALRVLGSTGEPWNLEPYLWFFHTVGQGRLPIINYSGGTEVGGGILGCTTWRPIKPMGFNTAAPGIHAEVLDAAGRPVRGEVGELAVLKPWPGQTKGFWNDPERYLNTYWNRFEGVWVHGDWAWVDAEGHWFIQGRSDDTLKVAGKRVGPAEYESAAVEHPAVKEAAAIGVPHPLKGEVAVVFVVLRPGQTPSPELERAILETITGRLGKALRPEKLLFVSDLPKTRNAKVMRRVIRAAYLGQPPGDLSALENPEAVEAIRQAL; from the coding sequence ATGGACCCCCTATGGTTTCCTTCCGAGGCCTACACCCGGGGCAGCCACCTCGAGGCCCTGTTGGAACGCCTAGGGCTTCCCGACTACGAGGCCCTCTACCGCTATAGCATCGAGGAGACCGAGGCTTTCTGGCGCGCCACCCTAGAGCTTTTAGGGATCGAGTGGCTGCACCCCTACACCCAGGTGCTGGACGCTTCCCAAGGCCCCCAGTGGCCCCGCTGGTTTGTGGGCGGGCGGCTCAATCTGGCCCAGAACGCCCTGCGCCACGCCCGGACCCGGCCGCAGGCTCTGGCCCTCTGCTGGGAGGGGGAGGAGGGGACGGTGCGGCGGCTTTCCTACGCCGAGCTGGAGGACGAGGTGGCCCGGGCCGCCCAAGCGCTGGCAGCCTTGGGGATTGGCCCGGGCGACCGGGTGGGGCTTTTCCTGCCCATGCTCCCCGAGACCGCCATCAGCGCGCTGGCTGTGGCCCGGCTGGGGGCCATCTTCGTTCCCATCTTCTCGGGCTATGCGGCCGAGGCGGCCGCCACCCGCTTGCAGGACGCCGGGGCCCGCCTCCTTATCACCGCGGATGGTTTTTACCGTCGGGGCAGCCGGGTGCCGCTGCTCGCCCAGGCCCGGGCGGCAGCCCAGCTCGCGCCAAGCGTGGAGCGCATCCTGGTGGTGCGCCGTTTTGGCGACGTCCCCTTAGGTCCGCGGGAAGTGGCCTGGGACGCCTGGGTTCCCCTTCAGCCGCCCGAGGCCCCCTACACGCCCGTGGAGAGCATGGACCCCTTCATGCTCATCTACACCTCGGGCACCACCGGCAGGCCCAAGGGTACGGTGCACTACCACGCCGGCTTTCCCCTCAAGGCGGCCCAGGACCTGGCTCACCTCTTCGATTTGCGAGCGGGCGAGACCCTTTTCTGGTTCACCGACATGGGCTGGATGATGGGGCCGTGGGCCATTCTGGGGGGGCTTACCCTGGGGGCCACGGTTCTCCTTTACGAGGGAGCCCCGGACTACCCGGACGCGGGGCGGCTTTGGGCCCTGTGCGCGCGGCACCGGGTGACCCACCTGGGCCTCTCGCCCACCTTGGTGCGGGCCCTGATGCCCTTTGAGGCGCCCGTGCGCCAGCACGACCTCTCGGCCTTGCGCGTGCTGGGCTCCACCGGGGAGCCGTGGAACCTCGAGCCCTACCTGTGGTTCTTCCACACCGTGGGCCAGGGGCGGCTGCCCATCATCAACTACTCGGGGGGCACCGAGGTGGGCGGGGGCATCCTGGGCTGCACCACCTGGCGGCCTATCAAGCCCATGGGCTTCAACACCGCCGCCCCCGGCATCCACGCCGAGGTGCTGGATGCGGCGGGCCGGCCGGTGCGGGGCGAGGTGGGGGAGCTGGCGGTCCTCAAGCCCTGGCCGGGCCAGACCAAGGGTTTCTGGAACGACCCCGAGCGCTATTTGAACACCTACTGGAACCGCTTTGAGGGGGTCTGGGTGCACGGGGACTGGGCCTGGGTGGACGCCGAGGGACACTGGTTCATCCAGGGGCGCAGCGACGATACCCTCAAGGTGGCCGGCAAGCGGGTGGGACCGGCGGAGTACGAGAGCGCCGCGGTGGAGCATCCGGCGGTCAAGGAGGCCGCGGCCATCGGGGTGCCCCACCCCCTCAAGGGGGAGGTGGCGGTGGTCTTCGTGGTGCTGCGGCCGGGCCAGACCCCGAGCCCCGAGCTGGAGCGGGCCATCCTCGAGACCATCACCGGCCGGCTGGGCAAGGCGCTGAGGCCCGAGAAGCTCCTTTTTGTGAGCGACCTGCCCAAGACCCGCAACGCCAAGGTGATGCGCCGGGTCATCCGGGCAGCCTACCTGGGGCAGCCCCCTGGCGACCTCTCGGCGCTGGAGAACCCCGAGGCG